A region of Dermabacter vaginalis DNA encodes the following proteins:
- a CDS encoding non-ribosomal peptide synthetase → MPTRSSAHTPFSSGDTLASRDGGAVIGHGRSEQDRIAQQRIWNDTDQDRDRPDLISLLLQHAQETPDALAVVDDRHRLTYAQLVAHATAVARNLREHGIDAGQSVGISLPRSAEMVVGIVATLLAGGSFVPLDPSWPQARRESVTHDASLSFVLTPDNCALTEDALFDLDATRELFTPPSTDSVAYVIFTSGSTGRPKGAMIRHGAIVERLLWQRDQILFFGRDDASLFKAPLAFDISINEIFLPLVCGGRVVVAAPGVEQDPQRLARLIHREGVTFAYLVSSVLDVMLKQAEGTNLLDSLRHVWCGGEMLTQALFRRFRQQLAIPLYHGYGPAEATIGVSHVIYRDDEDRLNTSIGVANPNCRLYVLDEHLRVVPDQEIGELYVAGFLLAKGYINAPGLTASRFVADVFASDGTRMYRTGDLVRRHNDGSLEFVGRADNQVKIRGMRLELEDVESALVGHPDVEAASVIAREGRLLGYVTVTAGLVGAAIRSWCAEVLPEYMVPAIITVMDELPRTANGKVDRKALPEPDWSSLTDAPADAERDGETVALLAEAMAEALGVSAVGAETDFFDIGGDSLRAITLVSALGRRGVEVSVGDIFSARTPQQLARCAEERGTFVQDPDDEPTGEVQSLPILRWFDSITDHVDGFIQSVEFSVPEDVDAQLAGRMVADVLQAHPALRARVQRNPLRLELPEGPGEEAVAIHPTTDIAALSELLDPAVGVVVAAGLVPGRLRLVVHHLVVDGVSWNIIGEDLAAAYRGEQLAPERTSLRRWTQLLQQAVDTGEFAEDANSSLPPLPSADEPLRDPQVPALADSPEKAPTVREERSVVHEASVQITDELLGAVPHAFRTGANSVLLTALSVALARWRRNKQTWTLVEMEGHGRETRFVPGPQGREADLSRTVGWFTCLYPMLIDPTRAAVQEASAATEGHIAPLALALNAVKDQLAAIPGNGVPYQAHTWLHQSAKTPPQAQVLFNYLGRVSAGAQDFAPAGSTGQLGEQRDPDQPLVRELEFNAIAEDTGEGYVLRTTISWARGRISPERIDELVAHWDVALREVAALADHGVLSVGDVAPATVNSADLARITAQSSAELQDVLPLTPLQHGMYFHSLFEESASSYVEQQVLRVECSEPFDRERFARAARNLIRRHPALSTRPWETDGGDVVAVIDPGIAEHLRVDFREVTVPAELAEAGLEGWLAQRAEEIAADDISRGISLQPPGDAAPEPLMRWTVVLPTSVDGAVCGQDIAVIQTVHHLIADGWSVPIMLRDLLEIYRDDDARIPRYDPDAGMAGSVRWVARRDAEADMSVWREEMREVRPTVLCPNPSSSLERRELLVDDPRTVGLSERARAAGVGLPDVVHAAWGLVLRTLVGCEPGADVVFATSVSGRDIPVPGVADAVGMQLNTIPVVAPGQSDPTLPVTSMLHAMVHHNNQVRDVQHVSLADIARDLGTNASELLDTLMVVEVPLSPQDVGCPGSPLQVADVRNNGAPHFPLSVVVNPSAEHPLRLIYDPQRITEVRAERIAQMLAVSVDSLLSESGAVATVGEVAEALGAVSGVDTLPSLWRRSFEHFRDRPALTSIGEDGAAEHWTYEELDDAAQRIRAVLDRKVAIHTPRVALLMERDAWQVAAILATTMSAGTYVPVDPLSPQARVELILEDCQPDAVLVSPSAEKWSLSW, encoded by the coding sequence GTGCCCACCCGATCGTCTGCTCACACTCCGTTTTCCTCTGGCGATACGCTTGCTTCTCGAGATGGCGGCGCCGTCATCGGTCATGGCCGCAGTGAACAGGATCGGATCGCCCAGCAGCGCATATGGAATGACACGGATCAGGATCGCGATCGCCCGGACCTGATTAGCCTGCTCCTGCAGCATGCGCAGGAGACCCCGGATGCGCTCGCAGTGGTGGATGACCGGCACAGACTGACCTATGCGCAGCTCGTCGCCCATGCAACTGCTGTAGCGCGAAATTTGCGGGAACACGGTATTGACGCTGGTCAGAGTGTGGGAATCTCCCTGCCGCGCAGCGCGGAGATGGTGGTGGGTATCGTCGCCACGTTGCTCGCCGGTGGCAGTTTTGTCCCGCTAGACCCCTCGTGGCCGCAGGCGCGCCGGGAATCCGTCACCCACGATGCCAGCCTGAGCTTCGTACTCACGCCGGACAACTGCGCGCTCACCGAAGACGCGCTATTCGACCTCGATGCCACCCGCGAGCTGTTCACCCCGCCGTCCACGGACAGCGTTGCGTACGTCATCTTTACCTCTGGCAGCACCGGCCGCCCAAAGGGCGCAATGATCCGCCACGGTGCGATCGTGGAGCGCTTGCTCTGGCAGCGCGATCAGATCCTGTTCTTCGGCCGCGATGATGCCTCCCTGTTCAAGGCACCGCTGGCCTTTGATATCTCCATCAATGAGATCTTCCTGCCGCTGGTTTGCGGGGGCCGCGTGGTGGTGGCCGCGCCGGGCGTGGAGCAAGACCCCCAACGCTTGGCCCGCCTCATCCATCGCGAGGGCGTGACGTTTGCGTATCTGGTTTCGAGTGTTCTCGACGTCATGCTCAAACAGGCCGAAGGCACGAATCTATTAGACAGCTTGCGGCATGTCTGGTGTGGCGGAGAGATGCTCACCCAGGCGCTGTTCCGTCGCTTTCGCCAGCAGCTGGCCATCCCGCTGTACCACGGGTACGGGCCAGCGGAAGCTACCATCGGTGTCTCCCACGTCATCTACCGTGACGACGAGGATCGCCTCAACACGAGCATCGGTGTGGCCAATCCCAACTGTCGGCTCTATGTGCTCGATGAGCACCTGCGGGTGGTTCCAGACCAAGAAATTGGTGAACTCTATGTGGCCGGATTCCTGCTGGCCAAGGGGTATATCAATGCCCCAGGACTCACGGCCAGCCGCTTTGTTGCGGATGTGTTTGCGTCGGACGGAACCCGGATGTACCGCACGGGAGACCTGGTGCGCCGGCACAACGACGGCTCGCTGGAATTCGTGGGGCGGGCCGATAATCAGGTGAAAATCCGTGGCATGCGTCTGGAGTTGGAGGACGTGGAATCTGCGCTGGTGGGACACCCAGATGTGGAGGCGGCGAGCGTGATTGCTCGGGAGGGGCGACTGCTGGGCTACGTGACGGTGACTGCGGGCCTCGTGGGTGCTGCGATCCGTAGTTGGTGTGCCGAGGTACTGCCCGAATACATGGTGCCCGCGATTATCACCGTCATGGATGAGTTGCCGCGGACGGCCAACGGAAAAGTGGATCGGAAGGCACTGCCGGAACCTGATTGGAGCTCGCTCACTGATGCCCCGGCCGATGCTGAACGTGACGGGGAAACCGTTGCTCTGCTCGCGGAGGCAATGGCTGAAGCATTGGGGGTTAGCGCGGTGGGTGCGGAGACGGACTTCTTCGATATCGGTGGCGATAGCCTGCGGGCCATCACCCTGGTCTCGGCTCTGGGACGGCGCGGGGTGGAGGTGAGTGTGGGAGATATTTTCTCTGCGCGCACTCCACAGCAACTGGCTCGGTGCGCCGAAGAGCGCGGAACCTTCGTGCAGGATCCAGACGATGAACCAACCGGTGAGGTGCAGTCGCTGCCGATTCTGCGCTGGTTCGATTCCATTACTGATCACGTGGACGGCTTCATTCAGTCCGTGGAGTTTTCAGTTCCAGAAGATGTGGATGCGCAGCTGGCCGGGCGAATGGTGGCTGACGTGCTGCAGGCGCACCCTGCACTGCGGGCCCGTGTGCAGCGGAATCCCTTGCGGCTGGAACTCCCGGAGGGTCCTGGCGAAGAAGCGGTGGCGATCCACCCCACCACGGACATCGCTGCGCTTTCTGAACTGCTGGATCCGGCAGTCGGAGTGGTGGTAGCGGCTGGGCTGGTGCCCGGAAGATTGCGCCTGGTGGTGCATCACCTGGTGGTCGATGGCGTGTCATGGAACATTATCGGCGAGGACCTCGCCGCGGCGTATCGCGGGGAACAGCTCGCGCCGGAGCGGACGTCCCTGCGCCGATGGACGCAGCTGCTGCAACAGGCCGTTGATACTGGCGAATTCGCGGAGGATGCCAATAGTTCCCTGCCCCCATTGCCGAGTGCGGATGAACCTCTGCGGGACCCGCAGGTGCCAGCGCTTGCTGATAGTCCCGAGAAAGCGCCCACAGTCCGTGAGGAGCGCAGCGTGGTACATGAGGCATCAGTGCAGATCACGGACGAATTACTGGGTGCGGTGCCCCACGCTTTCCGCACGGGGGCGAATTCCGTATTGCTTACGGCATTGAGCGTGGCGTTGGCGCGTTGGCGTCGAAACAAACAAACATGGACCCTGGTGGAGATGGAGGGGCACGGCCGCGAAACCCGATTCGTACCCGGGCCACAGGGCAGGGAAGCGGACCTCTCACGCACCGTGGGCTGGTTCACCTGCCTATATCCCATGCTGATCGACCCCACCCGGGCGGCAGTGCAGGAGGCTTCCGCGGCGACCGAGGGCCACATCGCGCCGCTAGCGCTGGCACTCAATGCAGTGAAAGACCAGCTCGCGGCCATCCCCGGCAACGGCGTTCCTTACCAGGCCCACACCTGGTTGCATCAGTCCGCGAAGACCCCTCCGCAGGCACAGGTGCTGTTCAACTACTTGGGGCGCGTATCCGCAGGAGCACAAGATTTCGCTCCCGCGGGTTCCACCGGCCAACTCGGCGAGCAACGCGACCCGGACCAGCCGTTGGTCCGCGAGCTGGAGTTCAACGCGATCGCCGAAGACACCGGCGAGGGATACGTCCTGCGCACCACGATCTCCTGGGCGCGCGGCAGGATCTCCCCCGAACGGATCGACGAATTGGTCGCGCACTGGGATGTGGCATTGCGCGAGGTGGCAGCGCTTGCCGATCACGGCGTGTTGTCCGTGGGCGACGTTGCCCCCGCAACCGTGAACTCTGCGGACCTGGCACGAATCACTGCACAGAGCTCCGCGGAGCTGCAGGACGTGCTGCCGCTGACCCCGCTGCAGCACGGCATGTACTTCCACTCGCTATTCGAGGAATCGGCCAGTTCGTATGTGGAGCAACAGGTCTTGCGGGTGGAATGCAGCGAACCGTTTGACCGGGAGCGATTCGCTCGCGCTGCGCGTAATTTGATCCGACGCCACCCCGCACTGAGCACCCGCCCTTGGGAAACTGACGGTGGCGATGTGGTTGCCGTGATTGATCCGGGGATTGCCGAGCATCTGCGGGTGGACTTTCGGGAGGTGACGGTGCCTGCTGAGTTGGCTGAGGCTGGATTGGAGGGTTGGCTCGCGCAGCGTGCGGAGGAGATTGCCGCTGACGACATCTCGCGGGGAATCTCCTTGCAGCCGCCCGGTGATGCCGCGCCCGAGCCGCTCATGCGATGGACCGTTGTGCTCCCGACCAGTGTCGATGGTGCGGTGTGTGGCCAGGACATCGCCGTGATCCAGACGGTGCATCACCTGATCGCCGACGGATGGTCCGTGCCCATCATGCTGCGGGATCTCCTGGAGATCTACCGGGATGACGATGCCCGGATCCCGCGCTACGACCCGGACGCCGGAATGGCCGGCAGCGTGCGATGGGTGGCGCGCAGAGACGCGGAAGCCGATATGTCCGTCTGGCGCGAGGAAATGCGCGAGGTACGCCCCACGGTGCTGTGCCCTAATCCTTCGAGTTCGCTCGAGCGCCGGGAGTTGCTGGTAGACGATCCGCGGACTGTTGGCTTGTCTGAGCGTGCTCGGGCAGCGGGTGTGGGCCTGCCGGATGTGGTGCACGCGGCGTGGGGGCTGGTCCTTCGCACCTTGGTGGGCTGCGAACCTGGGGCTGACGTGGTGTTTGCCACTTCCGTTTCCGGCCGCGACATTCCCGTTCCTGGCGTGGCCGATGCCGTGGGCATGCAGCTCAACACCATCCCGGTGGTCGCGCCGGGGCAATCTGATCCCACCCTGCCGGTGACCAGCATGCTGCACGCCATGGTCCATCACAACAATCAGGTCCGCGATGTGCAGCACGTCAGCCTGGCTGATATTGCCCGCGACCTGGGAACCAACGCCAGCGAACTGCTGGATACGTTGATGGTGGTGGAGGTGCCGCTATCTCCACAGGACGTGGGCTGCCCCGGCTCGCCACTACAGGTTGCTGACGTGCGCAACAATGGCGCGCCGCACTTTCCCCTGTCCGTCGTGGTCAACCCTTCCGCTGAGCACCCACTGCGCCTGATCTACGATCCGCAGCGAATCACCGAGGTACGTGCCGAAAGGATCGCGCAGATGCTCGCGGTGAGTGTGGATTCTTTGCTGTCTGAATCCGGTGCGGTGGCGACCGTGGGTGAGGTTGCAGAGGCGTTGGGTGCGGTATCTGGTGTGGACACGCTTCCTTCTTTGTGGCGACGCAGCTTCGAACATTTCCGCGACCGGCCCGCCCTGACCAGCATCGGAGAAGACGGTGCTGCGGAGCATTGGACCTACGAAGAACTAGACGACGCCGCTCAGCGTATACGCGCTGTGCTGGACCGGAAGGTTGCCATCCACACCCCGAGAGTAGCCCTGCTCATGGAGCGCGATGCGTGGCAGGTTGCGGCCATTCTGGCGACCACGATGTCCGCCGGCACCTACGTTCCCGTGGATCCGTTGTCCCCGCAAGCGCGGGTGGAATTGATCCTGGAGGATTGCCAGCCCGATGCCGTGCTGGTGTCTCCCAGCGCGGAAAAATGGTCTCTGAGCTGGTAG
- a CDS encoding Abi family protein: MKKIKNPTTVEVQIALMRSRGMELNESLARQWLSSVSYYRLSGYWYAYRILPEPEDPKQPQRADSFVRGTKFEEIVALYEFDRKMRTLIYDGIERIEVALRARIGELLVAKGALSYKDPGIFREDFRHQDWLETAEKRVDRERKRNRAVAHYSVNYGDYPFWVLADVLDFSDISILFDGLTLDDQRSIAHSFGFFGDVDRLNSKQKKSYYNQDPLARWCEQLTVLRNTGAHHGRVWNRHFTPAATNAFRTIQELSCLPKGRWGYPQIVDT, encoded by the coding sequence ATGAAGAAGATCAAAAATCCCACCACGGTTGAAGTGCAGATTGCCCTCATGCGCTCACGAGGGATGGAGCTCAACGAATCCCTAGCAAGGCAGTGGCTGTCTAGCGTCTCTTACTACAGGCTGTCCGGGTATTGGTACGCCTACCGGATTCTCCCAGAGCCTGAAGACCCCAAACAGCCGCAACGCGCCGACAGCTTTGTGCGAGGCACGAAGTTCGAAGAAATAGTCGCTCTCTACGAATTCGACCGTAAAATGCGCACACTTATTTACGATGGGATTGAGCGGATTGAGGTTGCGCTACGTGCACGGATCGGCGAACTACTCGTCGCGAAAGGAGCCTTATCTTACAAAGATCCAGGTATCTTTCGTGAGGATTTCCGGCATCAAGACTGGCTAGAGACTGCTGAGAAGCGTGTGGATCGCGAGCGAAAACGTAACCGCGCTGTGGCTCACTACAGTGTCAACTACGGGGATTACCCATTCTGGGTTCTTGCTGATGTCCTTGATTTTTCCGATATTTCCATCCTCTTTGATGGCCTCACTCTTGATGATCAGCGGAGTATTGCACACAGTTTCGGTTTCTTTGGCGACGTCGATCGATTGAACTCTAAGCAGAAGAAGAGCTACTACAACCAAGATCCCCTCGCTCGATGGTGCGAACAACTCACCGTTCTGCGAAACACAGGTGCACATCACGGCCGCGTATGGAACCGCCACTTCACCCCGGCAGCGACGAATGCTTTCCGAACGATACAAGAACTGTCTTGTCTCCCGAAGGGGCGGTGGGGTTACCCGCAAATCGTGGACACGTAG
- a CDS encoding IS3 family transposase (programmed frameshift) — MFIVSQQRKKYTPEYRREAANLVIESRRPIAHVAKKIGVSAGLLGRWVKLERECRGASDGMSEADLRAENARLRRELAEAKMDNEFLFKSDSLLRCEATRAEKFELMQQEKANYSIKRMARLLKVSRSGYYKWAHTQQKRLSGEDDRAAFYDDVDRKIHRIWKDSDEVYGAPRITAELAERYHIALNRKTVAKRMCMMGIEGISPRAFVPVTTIQAKRKSTLPDLVKRMFDTGELNRVWMSDITYLRTGEGWLYLCAVRDGHSRRVLGWAMDSVQDTSLVERALRMAHTLRGDVPDGLVFHADRGAQFTSEQLWEVCRSLSIAQSVGRTGVCFDNAMAESFWSTLKTEFYDRKRWTTRDAARKAVAYWIEVVYNRRRRHSALGMVSPVDFENQIGLITSRKGIAA, encoded by the exons ATGTTCATTGTGAGTCAACAGCGCAAGAAGTACACGCCGGAGTATCGGCGTGAAGCCGCGAACCTGGTAATAGAGTCGCGGCGTCCGATTGCTCATGTGGCTAAGAAGATTGGTGTGTCCGCCGGGCTTTTAGGCCGGTGGGTCAAACTCGAGCGTGAGTGCCGAGGAGCATCAGATGGGATGAGCGAGGCTGATCTTCGTGCTGAGAATGCTCGTCTTCGTCGGGAGCTGGCTGAAGCCAAGATGGATAACGAGTTTTTGT TCAAAAGCGACAGCCTTCTTCGCTGCGAAGCAACGCGAGCAGAAAAGTTCGAATTGATGCAGCAGGAGAAGGCGAACTACAGCATCAAGCGCATGGCACGGCTTTTAAAAGTGTCTCGGTCTGGATACTACAAATGGGCCCATACGCAGCAGAAGCGACTATCGGGCGAAGATGATCGTGCAGCATTTTACGATGATGTTGACCGCAAGATTCACCGGATTTGGAAAGACTCCGATGAGGTTTATGGTGCGCCGCGGATCACCGCAGAACTTGCCGAGCGCTACCACATTGCGCTTAACCGTAAGACTGTGGCTAAACGGATGTGCATGATGGGGATTGAGGGGATTTCACCGCGGGCCTTTGTCCCGGTGACAACGATTCAAGCTAAGCGTAAGTCCACGCTTCCTGACCTGGTCAAGCGCATGTTTGATACTGGTGAGCTCAACCGGGTGTGGATGTCAGATATTACCTACTTGCGCACCGGTGAAGGCTGGTTGTACTTGTGCGCGGTCCGCGATGGCCATTCCCGCCGGGTGCTGGGCTGGGCTATGGATAGCGTTCAAGATACTTCCCTGGTCGAGCGAGCCCTGCGGATGGCGCACACGTTGCGTGGTGACGTTCCTGATGGGCTGGTGTTTCACGCTGACCGCGGAGCTCAATTCACTAGCGAGCAGCTCTGGGAGGTTTGCCGCAGCCTGAGCATTGCTCAGTCCGTGGGGCGTACTGGTGTGTGCTTCGATAACGCGATGGCTGAGTCGTTCTGGTCGACGCTTAAAACCGAGTTCTACGACCGTAAGCGCTGGACGACCCGTGATGCTGCACGCAAGGCCGTTGCCTACTGGATTGAAGTCGTCTACAACCGTCGACGCCGACATTCCGCACTCGGTATGGTCAGCCCCGTCGACTTTGAGAACCAAATTGGTCTAATCACTAGCAGAAAAGGAATAGCTGCCTAA